TGtggtgggacaattcttccactcccaatgcatacaatcgatgcttcctatcatgccGGGAAATCTGCGATACTCGCCAATGTCGAGTAGTCTTTGAAGATCTGCTGGTGTGGGTCTTCTCAAGTACTCATCTCAAAATAAATTTACGACTGAATCTGTAAAATTGTCCAAGCATGATAGCGCCACAGTTTCAGAAAGTCGGAGGTATTCGTCAAACGCATCAGCTGCAGAACCATATGCCAGCATACGAATTGTTGCTGTACACTTTTACAATGTAGACAGACCCAACCTTCCggtagcatctcttctttgttgaaaatagGGAACTTCATTTGCGAGCTTATCCACAATACGAATGAATAAtggcttgttcattctaaaacggCGACGGAAAATGTTGGGAGGGTAAGTAGCATCTTcgctgaaataatcattccacaagtGGTCATGACCGACTTCTCGATTTCTTTCAATGTGAATTcgcttttttcttggtttaggtGGTTGTTGATGTTGGATTGGTGGAGTAAGAAGATTTTGTCATACTTGATTGGTGATTTGATCGCATGTTTCATTAAAACATTCATCAAGtatgtcatcaacatcattttgggaagaagaagccattgtgaaaaaaaagaaactaaagagaaggagttttttttgttggtgttgaGAATAATAGGAAACTTCTTGTGATACGTATTGTTTGCCAACTTTGatcattatatagaaaaaggttGTGGTAGCTTGAGTTCTTAAAATTTGTGGTACACAACCATTGGAAATAATATGTGGTAGaagttacaaaattacaaaagtaCTTGTAATAACATGTGGTAGAAGCACAGAAATACAAAAGAACCTGTAAAACCATGTGGTAGAagcacaaaaatacaaaagagctTGTAAAAACATGTGGTCAAATagcaaggaaaaaaaaggtgtaaaaGTACTTCTACAAATATATGGTAGAAACCCATTGTTACAATAGTATTGAGGAAGTTGCTGTGTTTCACGGACTGATGAGAGGTCGGCTTGCCAGAGCATGAGAGAGCTTCTTTTTCGACCTGCTATCAGAAAAAGATTAACAAATGCTACTCCGCTCATACACATACTGAAACCGATTAATAACACAACTGCACCGTATTAATAAAACACAACAAACTGAAACTGCTACATAAATCTGTTACaaagtgaaacaaaacaaactgaaACAGATTAATAAGAAACCGAttacaaaaaacacaagaaagcaTCCATATGTGTACAACCGAATACATAAAATACAACAAACTGAAAGCTAGTTAATAAACAGCAATTAGCTTGTCCTTAAGAGATTCAAACTTTTAACATTCAACCTAATGACATCATGTCATCAATTAGCTTGTCCTTAAGAGCTTTTTCGGATTCAGTTAGTGAATCCTTTTTAGCAATCAGATTTTCAAGCATCACATGCTTCATATGCTCCTTCTTCATAGCGAACTCCTTCTCTTTCAAGGCAAAATCCTTCTGCTTCATCTCATACATCCTCTCTATTTTCTCCAACTGAAACTCCAAGAAAGCTTTTCCATCTGCCTCCACATCCGGTTGTGTATTAGAGCTCTTTTTGGACTTCCCCTTTGCAGCCTTGGCAGCCTTAACACCAGGAGGTCGGACCATTGGTTCATTATCGACATCAATCACCGGTTGGGCATCCTGTGCAGACCCATCCCCACACACCCTTCCCCTTTTCACTCCAGTACCTTTAGTAGATGTGGACGCACACCATTTCTGATCATATATTAGCTCTCGCCAAGCATGCTAAAAAACAAACTTCTAATTCTGATCATTGAAGTATATCTCATGTGCTAGCTTCATCACATCATCTTCGTTCTGGCCACTAGACCTCTCCCTTGTCGCAGCCTCATAACAACCAGCGAACTTGCACACCAAGTCGTTTATCTTCCCCCACCGCTGCTTACAATGACTAGCCTCTCTCTTTGGCCGACCTGCAGCATTCGGACAAGTAGCAAAGTAATCCGCAATCCTTCCCCAAAAGGCTCTTTGTCGTTGCTGATTTGAAGTAATTGGATCCTTGCTCGTGTTTAGCCAAGcgctgacaagcatcacatcaTCTGTTGGTAACCATGTATGCCTTGATCTGCGGTTTTGTTGTGGAGATGCAGCTTCAGATGGAGCGTCAGAACATGGACTCTCATAAGGAGTGTATTCGAGGTTATGGGTTTCTTGTTGACTTTGTAACAGATTCATATAGCTAGAGTGACGATATGGATTCATGGAATCGTCTGAATCCATATCATACTATGTTTGAATGTGTTAAAAGGTGAATGAAGAGATTGCTAAAGGGTTTATGTAATATGTTTGGTGTTTTTACAGTTTGTGGaagtgtttttatttataaggtttaggtataatttacttttaaaactaGGTGGTttctattttgaaatttaagtgTTTACCTAAACACAACAACCACACATTAAACATCTACCCAACCAACTAACACAAAGCATCAAACAATAAGTACGATGTAGACCTCCCTAATAAACAAGTACTAACCGTatttatcacaaccaacaaacaaaagcaaaaacatcaATGCCTGACTCAACACcaaataaatgaagaaagaagaggatgataAATTACCTTCCTTCTTTGCCATTTAATCTTGCCCCCGCTAGTACCCACAACCCTTCCAATAAATCCAAAACATACCAAGAAGTCTGCAAACCGAAGTATCACATAACAATTATCAGAAATCATTAGCTCTAGCTTTAGGAAACGTACTCACTCTTCAGAACAGTATAGACAATTAATAGATGACTTAAGACCTGAGAATAAAAAGCACCCACAAACAATAGGCAATGAAGTTGAAACATCATACTTTTACCTGTTTCTCCATTGGTAACGAGGCTCTAGTTGACAACTCTTGGCTCTACAGCACTAAGAAGTTCCAGAAAGAACATTCCACTTGACAGCTTCTTCGTTTAGATACAGGCTACAAAGTAAGCAATATCACCAGCCACAACATTCTCACTGcaatttacagaaaatcaaAATGTC
The sequence above is drawn from the Camelina sativa cultivar DH55 chromosome 4, Cs, whole genome shotgun sequence genome and encodes:
- the LOC104784094 gene encoding glutathione S-transferase T3-like; the protein is MEKQVLSHLLIVYTVLKNFLVCFGFIGRVVGTSGGKIKWQRRKYDMDSDDSMNPYRHSSYMNLLQSQQETHNLEYTPYESPCSDAPSEAASPQQNRRSRHTWLPTDDVMLVSAWLNTSKDPITSNQQRQRAFWGRIADYFATCPNAAGRPKREASHCKQRWGKINDLVCKFAGCYEAATRERSSGQNEDDHAWRELIYDQKWCASTSTKGTGVKRGRVCGDGSAQDAQPVIDVDNEPMVRPPGVKAAKAAKGKSKKSSNTQPDVEADGKAFLEFQLEKIERMYEMKQKDFALKEKEFAMKKEHMKHVMLENLIAKKDSLTESEKALKDKLIDDMMSLG